One genomic window of Diospyros lotus cultivar Yz01 chromosome 8, ASM1463336v1, whole genome shotgun sequence includes the following:
- the LOC127807291 gene encoding uncharacterized protein LOC127807291: MANSRNPRKPVKKNHQTQTQTQNARKPEEEKPPSWAVVRSFLTCKHVVQAPPPPPQQPSRQEKKHQKKEQPSEETAGKKCKKMKCSGSLCSNTKVMHRPEPASPPEESKKLRASSSMDGSGRSSGLAAVVVSNCSGNSGSMSSSGGSSSSSSAAGSFRGMPFRRLSGCYECRMVVDPVLGFTRDPSLRATICSCPDCGEVFMKAENLELHQAVRHAVSELGPEDTSKNIVEIIFQSSWLRKQSPVCKIDRILKVHNTQKTISKFEEYRDAIKAKATKLPKKHPRCVADGNELLRFHCTTFDCSLGLNGSTNLCNSIPTCNVCSIIRNGFKVAAAAGKGILTTATSGKAHDEAAGAGPDDGKRAMLVCRVIAGRVKKSSEGVAEEYDSVAGAAGAYANLEELYVFNPRAILPCFVVIYGGFN; encoded by the exons ATGGCCAACTCCAGAAACCCTAGAAAGCCCGTCAAGAAGAACCACCAAACCCAGACCCAGACCCAGAATGCCCGGAAGCCGGAGGAGGAGAAACCGCCGTCTTGGGCGGTGGTGAGAAGCTTCCTCACCTGCAAACACGTCGTCCAagcgccgccgccgccgccgcagcAACCAAGCCGGCAAGAGAAGAAGCATCAAAAGAAAGAGCAGCCGTCGGAGGAGACCGCCggcaagaaatgcaagaagatGAAGTGCTCGGGCTCTCTATGCAGCAACACGAAGGTGATGCACCGGCCGGAGCCGGCGTCGCCGCCGGAAGAGAGCAAGAAACTGAGGGCCAGTTCTTCAATGGATGGCTCCGGGAGATCTTCAGGGCTGGCTGCTGTTGTTGTTTCTAATTGTTCGGGTAATTCTGGTTCGATGTCGTCGTCGGGGGGTTCgagttcttcttcttcggcgGCGGGGTCGTTCAGAGGGATGCCGTTCAGGAGACTGTCCGGGTGTTATGAGTGCAGAATGGTGGTGGATCCTGTTCTTGGGTTCACTAGGGATCCTTCTCTCAGAGCCACTATCTGTTCGTGCCCTGATTGTGGTGAGGTCTTCATGAAAGCTGAGAACTTGGAGCTTCATCAGGCTGTTAGGCATGCAG TATCTGAACTGGGTCCGGAGGACACGAGCAAGAACATAGTGGAGATCATTTTCCAATCTAGCTGGCTGAGGAAACAATCCCCAGTCTGCAAAATCGACCGCATCCTCAAAGTCCACAACACCCAGAAAACAATCTCCAAGTTCGAAGAGTATCGCGACGCCATTAAAGCCAAGGCCACCAAGCTCCCCAAGAAACACCCCCGTTGCGTCGCAGACGGCAACGAGCTCCTCCGCTTCCACTGCACCACCTTCGACTGCTCTCTCGGCCTCAACGGCTCCACCAATCTCTGCAACTCCATCCCCACCTGCAACGTCTGCAGCATCATCAGAAACGGCTTCAAGGTCGCCGCGGCGGCGGGAAAAGGCATCCTCACGACGGCCACAAGCGGGAAGGCCCACGACGAGGCAGCCGGAGCTGGGCCGGACGACGGGAAGAGGGCGATGCTGGTGTGCAGGGTGATCGCGGGACGGGTGAAGAAGAGCTCGGAGGGGGTGGCGGAGGAGTACGACTCGGTGGCGGGCGCCGCCGGAGCTTACGCGAATTTGGAGGAGCTGTACGTGTTCAATCCTAGGGCTATATTGCCCTGTTTCGTTGTAATATATGGTGGCTTTAATTAG
- the LOC127808976 gene encoding serine/threonine-protein kinase MPS1 isoform X2 produces MDWEANLPAPPAPPPSSSTKNSLVRPINNPDFNLSRSFTSTTSSSSSSSSPGFARNVQAAFKRHRPLGTTHLNNIRPRRMLVPQRETSKDSSRNLGSMEFSRKNQDEILESRGLAVAECGGNIVNTVLVVDQNHIDASITPPFMSGTITNTYEESIKPFDFQRDQPRFSADHKTNDVKSQHLPMVDTQKKVKFSLTTNAGSQEMDQHASNQPEAMAAISHELDHQNSHNIEADISLRSDGAKFSLFTKKMMELQDHQCRNSLPGDMSHPMTQSSVVGSSCTTTTFVNSASAPLVNSMTHGSQLLQSRQSNVPVESIGDCNVSSQLVSLGNLVQQPSIPSSKCSSKISADRTAAEALMEIKEYDLAREPQDSGPVKGNFQKDPSRIDEKSNKGKALTSDVSDLQCQPSLSKNQSSDVKPSKSDKQEKSESGKTAPRKRNYDPDLFFKVNGKLYQRLGKIGTGGSSEVHKVISSDCKIYALKKIKLKGRDYATAYGFCQEILYLNKLKGKNNIIQLIDYEVTDKTLLQEVMNGSMSNKDGRVKEDGCIYMLLEYGEIDLAHMLSQKWKEMDSTNSTINENWLRFYWQQILLAVNTIHEERIVHSDLKPANFLLVRGSLKLIDFGIAKAIMSDTTNIQRDSQVGTLSYMSPEAFMCNETDANGKIIKCGRPSDIWSLGCILYQMVYGRTPFSEYKTFWAKFKVITDPNHEITYEPLANPWLIDLMKKCLAWERNERWRIPQLLQHPFLVPPIQPQLPCFSRDKSLQLLQLIAESCANNQRALSLCDQLQELLENPRPETVSQVSISQDETM; encoded by the exons ATGGATTGGGAGGCTAACCTTCCGGCCCCACCTGCTCCACCGCCATCATCATCCACCAAGAACAGCCTCGTCCGTCCAATCAACAACCCCGACTTCAACCTCTCCCGTTCTTTCACCTCTACGACGTCTTCTTCCTCCTCGTCTTCATCCCCGGGCTTCGCCCGGAATGTTCAGGCTGCCTTCAAGCGCCACCGTCCTCTcg GTACAACGCATTTGAATAACATAAGACCAAGGCGCATGTTGGTTCCTCAAAGAGAAACATCGAAAGACTCATCTAGAAATCTGGGTTCTATGGAGTTCTCTAGGAAGAACCAAGATGAGATTTTGGAAAGTCGAGGTCTTGCAGTTGCAGAGTGCGGGGGAAATATAGTAAATACCGTTCTTGTTGTAGACCAAAATCATATAGATGCTTCAATCACACCGCCTTTCATGTCTGGCACCATTACAAATACATATGAAGAGAGCATTAAACCTTTTGATTTTCAGAGAGATCAACCCAGATTCAGTGCTGACCATAAAACCAATGATGTAAAGTCTCAACATCTTCCTATGGTTGACACTCAAAAGAAGGTGAAGTTTTCGTTGACAACCAATGCGGGATCTCAGG AAATGGACCAGCATGCTAGTAATCAACCAGAGGCTATGGCTGCTATCAGTCATGAGTTGGACCATCAAAATTCTCACAACATAGAAGCAGATATTAGTTTGAGGTCTGATGGagcaaaattttctttgttcaCAAAGAAAATGATGGAACTTCAGGATCATCAATGCAGAAACTCTTTACCTGGTGACATGAGCCACCCCATGACTCAATCTTCAGTTGTTGGGTCCTCTTGCACTACAACAACGTTCGTCAATTCAGCTTCTGCTCCCTTGGTTAATTCAATGACACATGGTTCACAACTGCTTCAAAGTAGACAATCTAATGTGCCTGTAGAATCTATAGGAGATTGCAATGTGAGTTCTCAACTTGTGTCACTTGGAAATCTGGTTCAACAACCTTCCATTCCTTCATCTAAGTGCTCCAGCAAAATCTCAGCTGATCGGACAGCTGCTGAAGCCCTCATGGAAATTAAAGAGTATGACCTGGCCAGGGAGCCACAAGACAGTGGGCCAGTGAAGGGTAACTTCCAAAAAGATCCTTCCCGTAtagatgaaaaatcaaacaaaggGAAAGCTCTTACAAGTGATGTTTCTGACTTGCAATGTCAACCATCATTGTCCAAAAACCAGTCCTCAGATGTGAAGCCTTCTAAATCggataaacaagaaaaaagtgaAAGTGGTAAAACAGCACCACGAAAAAGAAATTATGATCctgacttattttttaaagtaaatgggAAGCTCTATCAAAGGCTTGGGAAGATAGGTACTGGTGGAAGTAGTGAGGTTCATAAAGTCATTTCATCGGATTGCAAAATCTATGCTTTGAAGAAAATCAAGCTTAAAGGCCGTGATTATGCTACTGCTTATGGATTTTGTCAGGAGATTCTGTACCTAAACAAGCTGAAGGGAAAGAACAACATCATACAACTTATTGACTATGAG GTGACAGATAAGACTTTACTCCAGGAAGTTATGAATGGTTCCATGAGTAACAAGGATGGTAGAGTCAAGGAAGATGGGTGCATATACATGTTGCTTGAATATGGTGAAATTGATTTGGCTCACATGCTGTCCCAgaaatggaaggaaatggaCAGCACTAATTCAACCATAAATGAGAACTGGCTTCGTTTTTATTGGCAG CAAATACTATTAGCTGTCAACACCATACATGAGGAACGAATAGTGCATTCGGATTTAAAGCCGGCTAATTTTCTTCTTGTCAGGGGTTCACTGAAACTGATAGACTTCGGCATTGCAAAAGCCATAATGAGTGATACAACTAACATTCAAAGGGATtcacag GTGGGTACATTGAGTTACATGTCTCCTGAAGCATTCATGTGCAACGAAACAGATGCCAATggaaaaatcataaaatgtGGCCGCCCATCAGATATCTGGTCCCTTGGTTGCATCCTTTACCAAATGGTGTATGGAAGAACGCCCTTCTCAGAGTACAAGACTTTCTGGGCCAAGTTCAAAGTCATTACTGACCCAAACCATGAAATCACCTATGAACCGCTTGCCAATCCATGGCTTATCGATCTCATGAAGAAGTGCCTTGCATGGGAAAGGAATGAGAGGTGGAGGATTCCTCAGCTACTTCAACACCCTTTTCTGGTTCCCCCAATCCAACCACAATTGCCTTGTTTTTCTCGAGACAAAAGCCTTCAACTGCTTCAGTTGATTGCTGAATCTTGCGCAAATAACCAGAGAGCTTTGTCGCTGTGCGATCAGCTTCAGGAACTATTGGAGAATCCCAGACCAGAAACGGTGTCTCAGGTATCTATTTCACAAGATGAAACAATGTAA
- the LOC127808976 gene encoding serine/threonine-protein kinase MPS1 isoform X1, whose product MDWEANLPAPPAPPPSSSTKNSLVRPINNPDFNLSRSFTSTTSSSSSSSSPGFARNVQAAFKRHRPLGTTHLNNIRPRRMLVPQRETSKDSSRNLGSMEFSRKNQDEILESRGLAVAECGGNIVNTVLVVDQNHIDASITPPFMSGTITNTYEESIKPFDFQRDQPRFSADHKTNDVKSQHLPMVDTQKKVKFSLTTNAGSQGAEDRMATGTDNLPSHMGSLALTEMDQHASNQPEAMAAISHELDHQNSHNIEADISLRSDGAKFSLFTKKMMELQDHQCRNSLPGDMSHPMTQSSVVGSSCTTTTFVNSASAPLVNSMTHGSQLLQSRQSNVPVESIGDCNVSSQLVSLGNLVQQPSIPSSKCSSKISADRTAAEALMEIKEYDLAREPQDSGPVKGNFQKDPSRIDEKSNKGKALTSDVSDLQCQPSLSKNQSSDVKPSKSDKQEKSESGKTAPRKRNYDPDLFFKVNGKLYQRLGKIGTGGSSEVHKVISSDCKIYALKKIKLKGRDYATAYGFCQEILYLNKLKGKNNIIQLIDYEVTDKTLLQEVMNGSMSNKDGRVKEDGCIYMLLEYGEIDLAHMLSQKWKEMDSTNSTINENWLRFYWQQILLAVNTIHEERIVHSDLKPANFLLVRGSLKLIDFGIAKAIMSDTTNIQRDSQVGTLSYMSPEAFMCNETDANGKIIKCGRPSDIWSLGCILYQMVYGRTPFSEYKTFWAKFKVITDPNHEITYEPLANPWLIDLMKKCLAWERNERWRIPQLLQHPFLVPPIQPQLPCFSRDKSLQLLQLIAESCANNQRALSLCDQLQELLENPRPETVSQVSISQDETM is encoded by the exons ATGGATTGGGAGGCTAACCTTCCGGCCCCACCTGCTCCACCGCCATCATCATCCACCAAGAACAGCCTCGTCCGTCCAATCAACAACCCCGACTTCAACCTCTCCCGTTCTTTCACCTCTACGACGTCTTCTTCCTCCTCGTCTTCATCCCCGGGCTTCGCCCGGAATGTTCAGGCTGCCTTCAAGCGCCACCGTCCTCTcg GTACAACGCATTTGAATAACATAAGACCAAGGCGCATGTTGGTTCCTCAAAGAGAAACATCGAAAGACTCATCTAGAAATCTGGGTTCTATGGAGTTCTCTAGGAAGAACCAAGATGAGATTTTGGAAAGTCGAGGTCTTGCAGTTGCAGAGTGCGGGGGAAATATAGTAAATACCGTTCTTGTTGTAGACCAAAATCATATAGATGCTTCAATCACACCGCCTTTCATGTCTGGCACCATTACAAATACATATGAAGAGAGCATTAAACCTTTTGATTTTCAGAGAGATCAACCCAGATTCAGTGCTGACCATAAAACCAATGATGTAAAGTCTCAACATCTTCCTATGGTTGACACTCAAAAGAAGGTGAAGTTTTCGTTGACAACCAATGCGGGATCTCAGG GGGCCGAAGACAGAATGGCCACTGGAACAGACAACTTACCATCTCATATGGGTTCACTTGCATTGACAGAAATGGACCAGCATGCTAGTAATCAACCAGAGGCTATGGCTGCTATCAGTCATGAGTTGGACCATCAAAATTCTCACAACATAGAAGCAGATATTAGTTTGAGGTCTGATGGagcaaaattttctttgttcaCAAAGAAAATGATGGAACTTCAGGATCATCAATGCAGAAACTCTTTACCTGGTGACATGAGCCACCCCATGACTCAATCTTCAGTTGTTGGGTCCTCTTGCACTACAACAACGTTCGTCAATTCAGCTTCTGCTCCCTTGGTTAATTCAATGACACATGGTTCACAACTGCTTCAAAGTAGACAATCTAATGTGCCTGTAGAATCTATAGGAGATTGCAATGTGAGTTCTCAACTTGTGTCACTTGGAAATCTGGTTCAACAACCTTCCATTCCTTCATCTAAGTGCTCCAGCAAAATCTCAGCTGATCGGACAGCTGCTGAAGCCCTCATGGAAATTAAAGAGTATGACCTGGCCAGGGAGCCACAAGACAGTGGGCCAGTGAAGGGTAACTTCCAAAAAGATCCTTCCCGTAtagatgaaaaatcaaacaaaggGAAAGCTCTTACAAGTGATGTTTCTGACTTGCAATGTCAACCATCATTGTCCAAAAACCAGTCCTCAGATGTGAAGCCTTCTAAATCggataaacaagaaaaaagtgaAAGTGGTAAAACAGCACCACGAAAAAGAAATTATGATCctgacttattttttaaagtaaatgggAAGCTCTATCAAAGGCTTGGGAAGATAGGTACTGGTGGAAGTAGTGAGGTTCATAAAGTCATTTCATCGGATTGCAAAATCTATGCTTTGAAGAAAATCAAGCTTAAAGGCCGTGATTATGCTACTGCTTATGGATTTTGTCAGGAGATTCTGTACCTAAACAAGCTGAAGGGAAAGAACAACATCATACAACTTATTGACTATGAG GTGACAGATAAGACTTTACTCCAGGAAGTTATGAATGGTTCCATGAGTAACAAGGATGGTAGAGTCAAGGAAGATGGGTGCATATACATGTTGCTTGAATATGGTGAAATTGATTTGGCTCACATGCTGTCCCAgaaatggaaggaaatggaCAGCACTAATTCAACCATAAATGAGAACTGGCTTCGTTTTTATTGGCAG CAAATACTATTAGCTGTCAACACCATACATGAGGAACGAATAGTGCATTCGGATTTAAAGCCGGCTAATTTTCTTCTTGTCAGGGGTTCACTGAAACTGATAGACTTCGGCATTGCAAAAGCCATAATGAGTGATACAACTAACATTCAAAGGGATtcacag GTGGGTACATTGAGTTACATGTCTCCTGAAGCATTCATGTGCAACGAAACAGATGCCAATggaaaaatcataaaatgtGGCCGCCCATCAGATATCTGGTCCCTTGGTTGCATCCTTTACCAAATGGTGTATGGAAGAACGCCCTTCTCAGAGTACAAGACTTTCTGGGCCAAGTTCAAAGTCATTACTGACCCAAACCATGAAATCACCTATGAACCGCTTGCCAATCCATGGCTTATCGATCTCATGAAGAAGTGCCTTGCATGGGAAAGGAATGAGAGGTGGAGGATTCCTCAGCTACTTCAACACCCTTTTCTGGTTCCCCCAATCCAACCACAATTGCCTTGTTTTTCTCGAGACAAAAGCCTTCAACTGCTTCAGTTGATTGCTGAATCTTGCGCAAATAACCAGAGAGCTTTGTCGCTGTGCGATCAGCTTCAGGAACTATTGGAGAATCCCAGACCAGAAACGGTGTCTCAGGTATCTATTTCACAAGATGAAACAATGTAA